Proteins from a genomic interval of Phlebotomus papatasi isolate M1 chromosome 3, Ppap_2.1, whole genome shotgun sequence:
- the LOC129805728 gene encoding RIP-like protein: MNALMTSPTQRIVRRTKLSDSPDVLRDMLRQKCRIRMKQARAHAFNANRNLTENDEVLMTSIFRDEITELDKDIEVHETTIRELMNEADQWLFEETVRADEALISEYQSNSLQVFCPICQKNLLKQEASVISCTCGVRFLFESGLERFHEILQIKVTYHETFCERILQFFTEPKPDPGFFSLSGICNDCEYMTTIVL; the protein is encoded by the exons ATGAACGCACTGATGACGAGCCCCACTCAGAGAATAGTAAGGCGAACAAAACTCTCAGACTCCCCTGATGTTTTACGTGATATGTTGCGACAG AAATGCCGAATCAGGATGAAACAGGCACGTGCACATGCCTTCAATGCCAACAGAAACCTCACAGAGAATGACGAG GTGTTGATGACATCGATCTTCCGGGATGAAATAACGGAGCTGGACAAGGATATTGAAGTGCATGAGACTACAATCCGGGAATTGATGAATGAAGCTGACCAGTGGCTGTTTGAAGAGACAGTAAGGGCAGATGAAGCCCTAATTTCCGAGTACCAAAGCAATTCCTTGCAAGTATTTTGTCCAATTTGCCAAAAGAACCTCCTGAAGCAGGAGGCAAGCGTGATTTCCTGCACCTGTGGCGTTCG GTTCCTCTTTGAAAGTGGCCTGGAAAGATTTCATGAGATCCTTCAGATCAAGGTGACCTATCATGAAACATTCTGTGAGAGGATCCTTCAGTTCTTCACAGAACCCAAACCCGATCCTGGATTCTTTTCCCTCTCAGGGATCTGCAATGACTGTGAATATATGACGACAATCgttctgtaa